One Methanolobus sp. WCC4 DNA segment encodes these proteins:
- the cysN gene encoding sulfate adenylyltransferase subunit CysN, whose protein sequence is MSSDSLIEQNQNIDLLRFATAGSVDDGKSTLIGRLLHDSKSIFEDQLNVIKTFSKTHRNQEMDYSLVTDGLKSEREQGITIDVAYRFFSTPKRRFIIADTPGHEQYTRNMATGASNASLALILVDARNGVVTQTKRHSFISSLLGIRNFVVAVNKMDLVDYSEEVFENIVDEFNSFADKLAEESIYYIPISALKGDNVIDRSENMPWYKGSTLLDYLENVNVSGGRNLTDLRFPVQYVNWGGGDDFRGYCGTIASGVVHKGDKVRVLPSGKASTVSRIVTYDGDLDYACAPMAVTICLEDDIDISRGDMIAKADDLPVIAGSFEANMVWMDNTPMEIGKDYLIKHTTSTVKGDFEEVLHEFDPDDISTKPSKSLGLNDIAKVKVELKSPIFADVYSRNRSTGSFIVIDPLTNQTAAAGMITKCKQVSPDKACKAVRARIIPYAGDKKEEAKAHYDRLSMHGTHCIYVDDDLLKETLCKDIPADSDRYSETIDDLCSISTRSGVSVVVCSDHLKS, encoded by the coding sequence TTGAGCTCAGACTCTCTGATCGAACAGAATCAGAATATCGATCTGCTGAGGTTTGCCACTGCAGGAAGTGTGGATGATGGTAAATCAACTCTTATCGGCAGATTGCTGCATGATTCAAAATCAATATTCGAGGACCAGCTGAATGTTATAAAAACATTCTCGAAGACCCACAGGAACCAGGAAATGGATTATTCCCTTGTGACCGATGGACTGAAGTCAGAAAGGGAACAGGGAATAACGATAGATGTAGCTTACAGGTTCTTTTCCACTCCGAAAAGACGTTTCATCATTGCTGATACCCCCGGGCATGAGCAATATACAAGGAACATGGCCACAGGAGCATCCAATGCGTCCCTTGCGCTGATTCTTGTAGATGCCAGGAACGGAGTTGTAACACAGACAAAAAGGCATTCGTTCATATCGTCCCTTCTGGGTATCCGTAATTTCGTGGTTGCGGTCAATAAGATGGACCTTGTGGACTATTCGGAGGAAGTGTTCGAGAATATAGTAGATGAGTTCAATTCATTTGCTGATAAGCTGGCAGAAGAATCGATCTACTACATACCCATAAGTGCTCTCAAAGGTGACAATGTCATTGACCGAAGCGAGAATATGCCCTGGTATAAAGGTTCCACATTGCTTGACTATCTGGAGAATGTGAATGTCTCCGGTGGTCGTAACCTGACAGATCTCAGGTTCCCTGTTCAGTATGTCAACTGGGGAGGGGGCGATGATTTCAGGGGCTATTGTGGTACAATAGCCTCAGGTGTGGTCCACAAAGGTGACAAGGTAAGAGTACTCCCTTCAGGAAAGGCGAGCACTGTTTCAAGGATCGTAACCTATGACGGGGACCTTGATTATGCATGTGCGCCAATGGCCGTGACCATTTGCCTTGAGGATGATATTGATATCAGCCGTGGGGATATGATCGCTAAGGCTGATGATCTTCCTGTGATCGCCGGAAGCTTTGAGGCAAATATGGTATGGATGGATAATACTCCCATGGAGATCGGGAAGGATTATCTTATCAAGCATACCACCAGCACAGTGAAGGGCGATTTCGAGGAAGTGCTCCATGAGTTCGATCCCGATGATATCAGTACGAAGCCATCGAAGTCCTTGGGTCTGAATGATATTGCTAAGGTCAAGGTCGAATTGAAGAGTCCTATATTCGCCGATGTATATTCCAGGAACAGGTCTACAGGCTCTTTCATTGTGATCGATCCTCTCACCAACCAGACAGCTGCTGCAGGTATGATTACCAAATGCAAACAGGTATCGCCTGATAAGGCATGCAAGGCTGTGAGAGCCAGGATCATCCCATATGCTGGTGACAAAAAGGAAGAGGCAAAGGCACACTATGACCGTCTTTCCATGCATGGTACGCATTGCATCTATGTGGATGATGACCTGCTGAAGGAAACCCTCTGTAAGGATATCCCTGCTGACAGCGACCGATACTCAGAAACCATTGATGATCTGTGCAGTATATCCACAAGATCCGGTGTTTCAGTTGTCGTGTGCTCGGACCATCTGAAAAGTTGA